In a single window of the Candidatus Caccoplasma merdavium genome:
- a CDS encoding TlpA family protein disulfide reductase: MLPTQQQVAARVKKKYMSYGKGVLLSLKRLITNNMKNYSFCITLFCWLFVACSQPQIEITFKEFTNDTVIICHCPLKNYSTLRGDKDLSIIYDTLLMQNGIINLIPDKQPSLYVISLNERPAHPIRMAIYPNDRIHIDILRTEYNLQCRATGSEMAEGITDYMQTLRPINERIDSLCLLLEASPSDTRLLRPYNQLFDQRRLESARWIREHSSSPAAGIILRYAPLDSIPALCDVLDMKILHSELSPLIEKLKDNACRYISTMQDREKIKQGAKAPDFTLCDPQGKDWKLSQLQGKWVVLDFWGTWCGYCLQGIPEMKKYESKYREQCTFVSIDCQDTRETWIAALEEYRMPWLQLYNPSTCNADKDLSMVYGILGFPTKLIITPGGYIHEIFVGEDLAFYDALDQLFK; this comes from the coding sequence ATGCTCCCAACACAGCAACAAGTTGCGGCGCGTGTCAAGAAAAAATACATGAGTTACGGGAAAGGTGTATTGCTATCTCTAAAACGGCTAATTACAAACAATATGAAAAATTATTCTTTCTGTATTACCCTATTCTGTTGGTTATTTGTAGCCTGTTCACAACCTCAAATCGAAATCACTTTCAAGGAATTTACCAATGACACGGTAATTATTTGTCACTGTCCATTGAAAAATTACTCAACCCTGAGGGGAGACAAAGATTTAAGCATCATCTACGATACTCTCCTTATGCAAAACGGTATTATAAACCTCATTCCCGACAAGCAACCATCACTATATGTCATCAGCCTAAACGAAAGACCGGCTCACCCGATACGCATGGCAATTTATCCCAATGACCGCATACATATAGACATTCTACGCACCGAATATAATTTACAATGCAGAGCAACAGGTTCGGAAATGGCAGAAGGAATAACCGATTACATGCAGACACTGCGCCCGATTAACGAAAGGATTGACAGTTTGTGCCTGTTATTGGAAGCCTCCCCGTCTGATACACGCCTTCTCCGGCCATACAATCAACTTTTCGACCAACGCAGGTTGGAGTCCGCCCGATGGATTCGGGAGCATTCGTCCAGCCCGGCAGCGGGAATCATATTGCGATATGCTCCACTCGATTCAATCCCGGCACTCTGTGACGTACTTGACATGAAAATACTACATTCCGAACTGAGCCCTTTGATTGAAAAGCTCAAAGACAATGCCTGTCGTTATATATCCACCATGCAAGACAGGGAAAAAATAAAACAAGGAGCAAAAGCTCCCGATTTCACCCTTTGTGACCCACAGGGAAAAGACTGGAAGTTGTCACAACTACAAGGCAAGTGGGTGGTACTCGATTTTTGGGGGACATGGTGCGGTTATTGCCTTCAAGGAATCCCTGAAATGAAAAAATATGAATCCAAGTACAGGGAACAGTGCACGTTTGTCAGTATAGATTGCCAGGATACTCGCGAAACATGGATCGCGGCACTTGAAGAATATCGCATGCCATGGTTACAACTTTACAATCCCAGCACATGCAATGCGGATAAAGATTTGAGTATGGTCTATGGAATTTTAGGATTCCCAACCAAACTTATCATCACACCCGGAGGATACATACATGAGATTTTTGTAGGAGAAGATTTGGCATTTTACGATGCCTTGGACCAGCTGTTCAAATAG
- a CDS encoding DUF2795 domain-containing protein yields the protein MYWTLELASKLEDAPWPATKDELIDYAMRSGAPLEVIENLQEMEDEGEIYECIEDIWPDYPSKEDFFFNEEEY from the coding sequence ATGTACTGGACTTTGGAATTAGCATCGAAACTCGAAGACGCCCCTTGGCCTGCCACCAAAGACGAATTGATTGATTATGCCATGCGTTCGGGAGCCCCCCTCGAAGTCATCGAGAACCTCCAAGAAATGGAAGACGAAGGCGAAATTTACGAATGCATCGAAGATATTTGGCCCGACTATCCCAGCAAAGAAGACTTCTTCTTCAACGAGGAAGAGTATTAA
- a CDS encoding cob(I)yrinic acid a,c-diamide adenosyltransferase, with translation MKKSNLYTGTGDHGETSLVGGKRVAKQDLRLEAYGTIDELNAHIGLLRTLLPDNMPDDSHLLLDIQHRLFSIGSHLATDTADTTLREASRIYPEEVERLERRIDQLDATLPPLRNFVLPGGTTASAQTHVCRTVCRRAERRICELHATHPIDPLLLQYINRLSDYLFILSRQCNFAAGKDEIYWNKGCK, from the coding sequence ATGAAAAAAAGCAACCTCTACACCGGCACCGGCGACCACGGGGAGACCTCGCTCGTAGGCGGAAAACGCGTAGCCAAACAAGACCTGCGCCTCGAAGCCTACGGCACCATCGACGAACTGAACGCCCACATCGGACTGCTGCGCACCCTCCTGCCCGACAATATGCCCGACGACTCCCACCTGCTCCTCGACATACAACACCGCCTCTTCTCCATCGGCTCGCACCTCGCCACCGATACCGCCGACACCACCCTGCGCGAAGCCAGCCGCATCTATCCCGAAGAGGTAGAACGACTCGAACGCCGCATCGACCAGCTCGACGCCACCCTCCCCCCGCTGCGCAACTTTGTACTCCCCGGCGGCACCACCGCATCGGCCCAGACCCATGTGTGCCGCACCGTGTGCCGACGCGCCGAACGGCGCATCTGCGAGCTGCACGCGACCCACCCCATCGACCCCCTTTTATTGCAGTACATCAACCGTTTGTCCGATTATCTTTTCATTCTTTCGCGACAATGCAATTTTGCCGCCGGAAAAGATGAAATTTATTGGAATAAAGGTTGCAAATGA